In Leptospira johnsonii, the following are encoded in one genomic region:
- a CDS encoding NHL repeat-containing protein, with translation MEAFLLPQMQAKGFRIVSTIEYNFDNPYAIAVDSQDNVYVAEKSWTCDVQHDYTGGCPLYVITTRSRVLKFDPSGKFLGWLGLDTTGAKGFHSAPTSAVAAFGLNPEEFTIIGGLATDSQDRLYVSDAYRIQRFDSSLNFEAWLGKASDNSIGWHATGQPQGNPSATQDDGAMNTFGSISFYGNKIYVGSEVLYYVNRYDQSGAYEGWLGKDTNNVKGWHTPLAGVGYFRGTFHGNDIGAFDITKDIAIDPTNGNLFVVDSVHDPVLSVWAPDGTYLTGLFHGGTGIKPYAIAIDSFGNVIISDMYQGTIRGYDPSLQQRATLQVEPPSIPNVYYPIVGSKLTVASNGYLYAVHETGNRILKIKILYSEW, from the coding sequence TTGGAAGCCTTCCTGCTTCCTCAAATGCAAGCAAAAGGATTCAGAATCGTTTCCACTATAGAATACAATTTTGATAATCCGTATGCAATCGCAGTGGATAGCCAAGACAATGTATACGTAGCCGAAAAATCATGGACCTGTGACGTGCAGCATGATTATACCGGGGGTTGTCCTTTGTATGTGATCACGACTCGGTCCAGAGTTTTAAAGTTCGATCCTTCCGGAAAATTTTTAGGATGGTTAGGATTAGATACTACGGGCGCCAAAGGATTTCATTCAGCACCAACAAGCGCAGTAGCCGCTTTCGGATTAAACCCGGAAGAATTTACCATCATAGGGGGACTTGCTACGGATTCCCAAGATCGTCTATACGTTTCAGACGCATATAGGATCCAACGTTTTGATTCTTCTTTAAATTTCGAAGCATGGTTAGGGAAAGCAAGTGATAACAGTATTGGCTGGCATGCCACAGGTCAGCCGCAAGGAAATCCTTCCGCCACTCAAGACGACGGAGCCATGAACACTTTCGGCTCTATTTCTTTTTACGGAAATAAGATCTATGTCGGTAGTGAAGTATTATATTACGTAAATCGTTACGATCAATCCGGAGCTTATGAAGGTTGGCTCGGGAAAGATACAAATAATGTGAAAGGATGGCATACACCGCTTGCAGGTGTAGGCTATTTTAGAGGAACATTTCACGGAAATGATATAGGAGCTTTTGATATCACAAAAGACATAGCCATTGATCCTACTAATGGAAATTTATTCGTAGTGGATTCGGTTCATGATCCTGTACTTTCCGTTTGGGCTCCGGATGGAACTTATCTTACTGGCCTTTTTCATGGAGGCACAGGCATAAAACCTTATGCGATCGCGATTGATTCCTTCGGCAATGTGATAATCTCGGATATGTACCAAGGAACCATTCGAGGATACGATCCCAGTTTGCAGCAAAGGGCCACCTTACAAGTGGAACCACCTTCTATTCCGAATGTATATTATCCGATCGTTGGGTCCAAACTCACCGTGGCC
- a CDS encoding CPBP family intramembrane glutamic endopeptidase, whose translation MQNNNYPFLGAVGLCILVLVTGVGIGIVFAILQSVAKWNLDAKLIAAIGNSASFGLAIWVGLKISKKEYAEVLRFRSPKVLEALSFGITAIGFSILLSEVDNLFSMLVPKPDFIINLFQGLFDGENIFLSVILLSVVAPITEELMFRGVILDRLLKTFSVISSFLLSSLLFGLIHLNPWQFIGSSILGIYMAWVVYKTDSIWNSILIHAVFNGIPLIVLHGLQLEIPGFSAPISGKIQILQPLWLDLLGLLITCFGLSFTFFLFKDRNEKTA comes from the coding sequence ATGCAAAATAATAATTATCCTTTTTTAGGAGCAGTCGGTCTCTGCATCTTAGTTTTAGTTACCGGTGTTGGAATTGGGATCGTGTTTGCGATCCTTCAATCCGTTGCAAAATGGAATCTAGATGCGAAACTAATCGCAGCAATTGGGAACTCAGCCTCTTTCGGACTGGCAATTTGGGTCGGACTTAAAATTTCCAAAAAGGAATATGCAGAAGTTTTAAGATTCAGATCTCCAAAAGTGTTGGAGGCGCTTAGTTTCGGAATTACTGCGATAGGTTTTTCTATTCTTCTTTCCGAAGTGGATAATTTGTTTTCTATGTTAGTCCCTAAACCGGACTTTATCATAAACTTATTCCAAGGATTGTTTGACGGAGAAAATATTTTCTTATCCGTAATCTTACTTTCCGTCGTAGCTCCGATCACAGAAGAGCTTATGTTTAGAGGAGTGATCTTAGATCGGCTCTTGAAAACTTTTTCTGTAATATCTTCTTTCCTTCTCTCTTCGCTTTTGTTCGGACTAATCCATTTGAATCCTTGGCAATTTATCGGATCCAGTATTCTCGGGATCTATATGGCTTGGGTGGTTTATAAAACTGATTCGATCTGGAATTCGATTTTAATCCATGCTGTATTTAATGGAATTCCACTTATCGTTTTGCATGGGCTACAACTCGAAATCCCCGGTTTCTCCGCTCCCATCTCCGGAAAAATCCAAATCCTTCAACCTCTTTGGCTAGACCTTTTGGGTTTACTAATTACTTGTTTTGGATTATCTTTTACATTCTTTTTATTTAAAGACCGGAACGAAAAAACAGCATAA
- the coaE gene encoding dephospho-CoA kinase (Dephospho-CoA kinase (CoaE) performs the final step in coenzyme A biosynthesis.), whose protein sequence is MTRSSLRTDGAFLVGITGMIGGGKSTATRILEELGGIRISADEIARKYTDPNSPISKELIDSLGPEILDESGNIDRKRIAKLVFGNPEKLKILNSLTHPRIRKEFLEVLGGLEEASLVLWEVPLLFETDSYTLCDATVCVISDPEVSLERTVKRDGISREEAEARAKSQLSLQEKAKKADYSIKNTGDLQDLRKECEHLYAELKGRMK, encoded by the coding sequence ATGACTCGGTCCTCTCTTAGAACTGACGGGGCTTTTCTTGTCGGGATCACTGGGATGATCGGTGGTGGCAAATCCACTGCGACTCGGATCTTGGAAGAGCTGGGCGGAATAAGGATCAGCGCTGACGAGATCGCCCGTAAATATACGGACCCGAACAGCCCGATCTCCAAGGAACTGATCGATTCCTTGGGTCCGGAAATTCTAGATGAGTCCGGCAATATAGATCGGAAAAGGATCGCGAAGTTAGTATTCGGAAATCCCGAAAAACTGAAGATCCTAAACTCTTTAACCCATCCAAGGATACGTAAGGAGTTTTTGGAAGTTCTGGGCGGCCTGGAAGAAGCTAGTCTGGTCCTGTGGGAGGTCCCACTTCTTTTCGAAACGGACTCCTATACCCTTTGTGATGCTACGGTCTGTGTGATCTCAGACCCGGAAGTTTCCCTGGAAAGGACAGTAAAAAGGGACGGGATAAGCAGAGAAGAAGCGGAAGCCAGAGCAAAAAGCCAGCTTTCTCTTCAGGAAAAAGCGAAGAAGGCCGATTATTCCATTAAGAACACAGGGGATTTGCAAGACCTTCGTAAAGAATGCGAACATTTGTACGCTGAATTAAAAGGAAGAATGAAATGA
- a CDS encoding SPOR domain-containing protein — protein sequence MKEKIFYVINLDNKRISLLSLFLVGLLFSFFFLGVSVGRKRGQVQDDLALNSNRDNMQSLSSSTVNQAMDESSAPSNIKKEEEVKFRNLPPGAEVVDLRSEVSPSKKEEPSKIEVEAPSSSHPEKKLVRKEKESKKSIHTSPRKTAVHKADNDFFVQVAAFKTKEKADELKSSLGAKSYVKKTKNGYFTVRMGNFPSKDDAEKSMKKLPGNLKENALVSKE from the coding sequence ATGAAGGAAAAAATTTTCTACGTCATCAATTTAGATAATAAAAGGATCTCCTTGCTCTCCCTATTTTTAGTGGGACTACTTTTTTCATTCTTCTTCTTAGGAGTTTCCGTAGGTAGAAAAAGAGGCCAAGTGCAAGACGACCTGGCTCTCAACTCTAATCGAGACAATATGCAATCCTTATCTTCTTCCACTGTGAACCAAGCAATGGATGAATCCTCTGCTCCTTCTAACATTAAAAAAGAAGAAGAAGTCAAATTTAGAAATCTTCCTCCCGGTGCGGAAGTTGTGGATCTAAGATCCGAAGTTTCTCCCTCAAAAAAAGAAGAGCCATCCAAGATAGAAGTAGAAGCCCCATCCTCTTCTCATCCTGAAAAAAAATTAGTCCGGAAAGAAAAGGAATCCAAGAAATCAATCCACACTTCCCCTCGTAAGACTGCGGTCCATAAGGCTGATAACGATTTTTTCGTACAGGTGGCGGCATTCAAAACCAAAGAGAAGGCAGATGAACTCAAATCTTCTTTAGGCGCGAAGTCGTACGTGAAAAAAACCAAAAATGGTTATTTTACCGTTCGTATGGGAAATTTCCCATCCAAGGATGACGCGGAGAAATCCATGAAAAAACTTCCTGGCAATTTGAAAGAAAACGCTTTGGTCTCTAAGGAATAA
- a CDS encoding FFLEELY motif protein, producing MDLKELEPVRLAVVRSTIERLRHTYSDLLTSIKGYDGIPSFFENNLYAPTNKEERDNALESLYEKLKTVAGKAMTDNIHQIILLNKLTDSLDFETAKVVLENNLMENGEIPQENLYAALGAVGRFDDRRAQIGMVGETLKFFFSLSKLPMVKLIMAPIKVAASMVGATSLVDTMEAGYNLSTKIKDLQPFIESFIDRENRLLGKLINGEKHEPSQF from the coding sequence ATGGATCTGAAAGAACTCGAACCAGTTCGTCTTGCCGTAGTCAGATCCACAATCGAAAGATTGCGTCATACATATTCGGATCTTTTAACATCAATTAAGGGATACGACGGGATCCCCTCCTTTTTCGAAAACAATCTTTATGCTCCCACAAACAAGGAAGAAAGAGACAATGCACTCGAAAGTTTGTATGAAAAATTAAAAACGGTCGCCGGCAAGGCAATGACCGACAATATCCATCAGATCATTCTACTGAATAAGCTCACAGACTCTTTGGATTTTGAGACCGCAAAAGTTGTACTCGAAAATAATCTGATGGAGAACGGAGAGATCCCTCAAGAAAATCTTTATGCTGCCTTGGGTGCAGTCGGTAGATTCGACGACAGAAGAGCCCAGATCGGTATGGTAGGAGAGACTCTAAAATTTTTCTTCTCTCTTTCAAAACTTCCAATGGTAAAACTGATTATGGCCCCGATCAAAGTTGCGGCCTCGATGGTAGGAGCTACTTCTCTAGTAGATACTATGGAAGCCGGTTATAATCTATCTACAAAGATCAAAGACCTACAGCCTTTCATCGAGTCTTTCATAGATAGAGAAAACAGACTTTTAGGTAAACTGATCAACGGCGAAAAACACGAACCAAGCCAATTTTAA
- a CDS encoding methyl-accepting chemotaxis protein codes for MVANSVQTTNFSEKGAVSINRIRIGFSIVMLLVNVLALFSQGSSSQTSTFINFSIELTIFSYGIAQIILLKKGKLKSSFVTLCVFLDILMYSLIFITVTVFAANAEAMVGTLKMPFFIMLYFFVMIYSGLLLSPKTTLMVGYLALIGTFSMDYFAWLNGVEFKYTTDKSTEISVFFEIIRFVFFVLGIHILTSVVKFLVSVSDVAIKSTVEAEAKSEEAEKTKNRITDEATVLNRNTSEMKNEMDTLNSEIQSQVSSMEQISASLEELAASTDSAAEFVKAQFGKIEELNKESDTLNSILKDVRISTDSLAKTTEESKGYSKDVSGAMEVLGNNFGEVSKSFKKVQDVNDIMREIADRTNLLALNASIEAARAGEHGKGFAVVAQEVAKLADSASENAATISKIIAEAAKLITNGNTAAEETKRKVSVQESGFTSVVDNLNQLRSRVENQGRIHESFLKSFRELFDLSRQIESIASEQKNGTKEVVQALSSIEQSSNLISEGSNRMRASLEELSEQSKRLVVQ; via the coding sequence ATGGTGGCAAACTCCGTCCAAACTACAAATTTTTCAGAAAAAGGAGCGGTTAGTATCAATCGAATCCGTATCGGATTCTCCATAGTGATGCTTTTAGTAAACGTTCTGGCCTTATTCTCTCAAGGATCCAGTTCCCAAACCAGTACGTTCATAAATTTTTCGATAGAGCTCACCATTTTCAGTTACGGGATTGCTCAGATCATTCTACTCAAAAAAGGAAAACTCAAAAGTTCCTTTGTAACTCTTTGCGTATTTTTAGATATCTTAATGTATTCACTCATCTTCATCACAGTAACCGTTTTTGCTGCTAATGCGGAAGCGATGGTCGGAACGTTGAAGATGCCATTCTTTATCATGTTATATTTTTTCGTGATGATCTATTCCGGCCTGCTCCTTTCCCCTAAAACTACTTTGATGGTAGGGTATCTGGCATTGATCGGAACATTCTCAATGGATTATTTCGCATGGTTGAATGGAGTTGAATTCAAATACACTACGGATAAGTCCACAGAGATCTCCGTATTTTTCGAGATCATCCGATTCGTATTTTTCGTTTTAGGAATTCACATCCTGACTTCCGTAGTAAAATTTTTAGTTTCCGTTTCCGACGTGGCAATCAAATCCACAGTTGAAGCCGAAGCAAAAAGTGAAGAAGCGGAGAAGACCAAAAACAGGATCACTGACGAGGCTACCGTCCTGAACAGAAATACTTCCGAAATGAAAAACGAAATGGACACTTTGAATTCAGAGATCCAAAGCCAGGTCTCCAGTATGGAACAGATCAGCGCTTCGTTAGAAGAATTAGCCGCATCCACGGACAGCGCCGCTGAATTTGTTAAGGCTCAGTTCGGAAAGATAGAAGAACTGAACAAAGAAAGCGATACCTTAAATTCTATCTTAAAAGACGTGCGTATCTCCACTGACTCCTTAGCCAAGACTACTGAAGAGTCCAAAGGTTATAGTAAAGATGTTTCCGGAGCAATGGAAGTATTAGGAAATAATTTCGGGGAAGTAAGTAAATCCTTCAAAAAAGTCCAAGATGTAAACGATATTATGAGAGAGATCGCAGATAGAACGAACTTGTTAGCGTTAAACGCTTCTATCGAGGCGGCAAGAGCGGGAGAGCATGGAAAAGGATTTGCAGTAGTGGCACAAGAGGTCGCAAAACTTGCAGATAGCGCTTCCGAAAACGCCGCCACAATATCTAAAATTATTGCAGAAGCTGCAAAACTGATCACAAACGGAAATACTGCAGCGGAAGAAACAAAACGAAAAGTTTCCGTCCAAGAATCCGGATTTACTTCTGTGGTAGATAACCTAAATCAATTGAGGTCCAGGGTGGAAAACCAAGGACGTATTCACGAGTCCTTCTTAAAATCTTTCCGGGAATTATTTGATCTATCCAGACAGATCGAATCCATTGCAAGCGAACAGAAGAACGGAACCAAAGAAGTGGTGCAGGCACTTTCTTCTATTGAACAATCTTCGAATCTTATCTCAGAAGGTTCCAATAGAATGAGAGCAAGCCTAGAAGAACTTTCAGAGCAGTCCAAAAGATTAGTCGTTCAGTAA